The following are encoded in a window of Salinibacter ruber DSM 13855 genomic DNA:
- a CDS encoding UDP-glucuronic acid decarboxylase family protein: MPRTLITGGAGFLGSHLCDRLIEEGHSVVCMDNLITGDTENIEHLFELGQDRFRFVEYDVTDYLHVGGELDYVLHFASPAAPDDYLQYPIQTLKVGALGTHKALGLAKAKDARLLLASTSEVYGDPLVHPQPEDYWGNVNPIGERGVYDEAKRFGEALAMAYHRYHGVETRIARIFNTYGPRMRVDDGRALPTFMGQALRGEPLTVYGDGSQTRAFCYVDDLVEGLYRLLMSDWAEPVNLGNPDEITIKEFAEEIIEVTGSDSDITYEPLPEDDPQVRQPDISRAKEVLGWAPEVDRREGLERTLEYFKAELKCRPKRNDRV, from the coding sequence ATGCCCCGAACGCTCATCACCGGCGGCGCAGGCTTTTTAGGCTCGCACCTCTGCGACCGGCTGATCGAGGAGGGCCACTCGGTCGTTTGCATGGACAACCTCATTACCGGTGACACGGAAAACATCGAGCACCTCTTCGAGCTCGGGCAGGACCGCTTCCGGTTCGTCGAGTACGACGTGACCGACTATCTGCACGTGGGCGGTGAGCTGGACTACGTCCTCCACTTTGCCAGCCCCGCCGCGCCGGACGACTACCTGCAGTATCCGATTCAGACCTTGAAGGTCGGCGCCCTGGGCACGCACAAGGCGCTCGGCCTCGCCAAAGCGAAAGACGCGCGCCTGCTTCTGGCGTCGACGAGTGAGGTGTACGGGGACCCGCTGGTCCATCCACAGCCGGAGGACTACTGGGGCAACGTCAACCCGATCGGGGAGCGCGGCGTCTACGACGAGGCGAAGCGCTTTGGGGAGGCCCTGGCGATGGCGTACCACCGGTACCACGGGGTCGAGACGCGGATCGCGCGGATCTTCAACACGTACGGCCCGCGGATGCGGGTCGACGACGGGCGGGCCCTGCCGACCTTCATGGGGCAGGCCCTGCGTGGCGAGCCGCTCACGGTGTACGGCGACGGAAGCCAGACGCGGGCCTTCTGCTACGTGGACGACCTGGTGGAGGGCCTCTACCGGCTTCTCATGAGCGATTGGGCAGAGCCGGTCAACCTCGGCAACCCGGACGAGATTACGATCAAGGAGTTTGCGGAGGAGATCATCGAGGTGACCGGCTCAGACAGCGACATCACGTACGAGCCGCTCCCGGAGGACGACCCGCAGGTGCGGCAGCCGGACATTTCGCGGGCGAAGGAGGTGCTCGGGTGGGCCCCGGAAGTCGATCGGCGGGAAGGGCTGGAGCGGACGCTGGAGTACTTCAAGGCAGAATTAAAATGCCGGCCCAAACGAAATGATCGAGTTTAA
- a CDS encoding GNVR domain-containing protein: protein MDYVNRPPGTLDQILSYTVYLPWTVKGALGSLIGSGQGKRSAGTDSTGTLIYPTEEEEKAISALGEMVSASVSESGALEGGSGLMTVSASSGNPGLSARLNERFIEHLRTRVRELQTEKTRRNLRFVEKRFGEVKQELDAAENRLVQFLERNKGVLAAGSKPQLESRRERLRREVGFKEQLYSQMQKQVTQTRLQLQKEQPVVTVAEKPAPPAEPSAPNRTLNVVLSLFLGGLFGVGATFFRSAIQSQEDDGEAQEQIQEVQKAWKPSGIAEGVREELGIENDPDGSLTQR, encoded by the coding sequence GTGGACTACGTAAACAGGCCACCCGGTACACTTGATCAAATCCTGTCTTACACCGTGTACCTACCGTGGACGGTGAAAGGGGCGTTGGGCAGCCTCATCGGTAGCGGCCAAGGGAAGCGTTCTGCCGGAACCGACAGTACAGGAACGCTCATCTACCCGACTGAAGAAGAGGAAAAAGCGATAAGCGCGCTGGGTGAAATGGTTTCTGCTTCGGTTTCTGAGTCCGGAGCACTGGAGGGAGGAAGTGGCCTGATGACGGTCTCTGCATCGTCAGGCAATCCAGGGCTATCGGCGCGGCTCAACGAACGCTTCATAGAGCACCTTCGCACCCGCGTCCGAGAGCTGCAGACGGAGAAAACGCGGAGAAACCTGCGGTTTGTCGAAAAGCGGTTTGGAGAAGTAAAGCAAGAACTTGATGCTGCAGAAAACCGTCTGGTTCAGTTTCTCGAGCGAAACAAGGGCGTTCTGGCTGCAGGTAGCAAGCCTCAACTTGAATCCCGCAGGGAGCGTCTCCGCCGGGAAGTGGGATTTAAAGAGCAGCTCTACAGCCAGATGCAGAAGCAGGTTACCCAGACCCGGCTTCAACTTCAAAAAGAGCAGCCAGTTGTCACGGTTGCTGAGAAGCCGGCACCACCAGCTGAGCCGAGCGCGCCGAACCGAACGCTGAACGTCGTGCTGTCGCTTTTCCTTGGCGGACTGTTTGGGGTGGGTGCTACTTTTTTCCGATCGGCAATCCAAAGCCAAGAAGACGACGGAGAAGCTCAGGAGCAAATTCAGGAAGTTCAAAAGGCATGGAAGCCGTCTGGAATTGCGGAAGGTGTGCGAGAGGAGCTCGGAATCGAGAACGACCCTGACGGCTCCCTCACCCAGCGGTAG
- a CDS encoding nucleotide sugar dehydrogenase, whose product MTDPVPKIEKFVATHPEREVVVVQGLGFVGAVMALVVANAPHEDYVVIGVDLPTHEGKQKVDALNKGVFPIESADPTVEELHEQALDQQNFLATCNEHAYEVADVVVVDVNLDVEKNTDSDRALRGYDVDLSPFKSACRTVAERCPSETLVIVETTVPPGTCRNVVKPIFDETFEKRGLAKTYRLGHSFERVMPGPDYVDSIRNFYRVYAGIDEDSADATRDFLESIIYTDEFPLTRLGSTTASEMTKVLENSYRAMNIAFVQEWTEFAEEVGVNLYEVIEAIRKRPTHRNLMFPGLGVGGYCLTKDPLLASWARSAHGKGDGEAHLPQSETAVEINDRMPRHTFERLQTALDDTVEGKTIVLLGVSYRKDVGDTRYTPAAYLYDLLEEHGAAVKLHDPYVEHWDERDREVRQDLEAVLTEKVDAVVFSTPHTEYEDNAELQRRLHALPDSIVVHDAWGVLSDGEIGALQSTHRVQVSGRGDLHSEQTHSTETDSFPVPSFDSSTTATSSS is encoded by the coding sequence ATGACGGACCCAGTCCCAAAAATCGAGAAGTTCGTTGCTACTCATCCCGAGAGGGAGGTCGTGGTGGTGCAGGGGCTTGGATTCGTGGGGGCTGTAATGGCACTGGTAGTGGCAAATGCACCGCATGAAGATTACGTAGTCATCGGGGTAGATTTGCCAACACACGAAGGGAAGCAGAAGGTTGATGCGCTGAATAAGGGCGTTTTCCCAATTGAGTCGGCTGATCCGACAGTCGAAGAACTACACGAGCAAGCACTGGATCAGCAAAACTTCCTCGCCACGTGTAACGAGCACGCCTATGAGGTTGCCGATGTCGTCGTCGTGGATGTCAATCTGGACGTAGAAAAGAACACGGATTCAGATCGAGCACTTCGGGGGTACGACGTAGATCTCTCCCCCTTCAAAAGCGCCTGCCGCACAGTTGCTGAGCGTTGCCCTTCCGAGACGCTCGTGATTGTAGAGACGACGGTCCCGCCGGGGACGTGTCGAAACGTCGTCAAACCAATCTTCGATGAGACGTTTGAGAAGCGCGGCCTGGCAAAGACGTATCGGCTGGGTCACTCCTTTGAGCGGGTGATGCCCGGACCGGACTACGTTGACTCCATCCGCAATTTCTACCGCGTGTACGCGGGGATCGATGAGGACAGTGCGGACGCCACCCGCGACTTTCTGGAGTCGATCATCTACACGGATGAGTTTCCGCTCACTCGTCTTGGCAGCACCACGGCGTCAGAAATGACGAAGGTGCTGGAGAATTCGTATCGGGCGATGAACATTGCGTTTGTGCAAGAGTGGACGGAATTTGCCGAAGAGGTGGGGGTGAATCTCTACGAGGTCATTGAGGCGATTCGAAAGCGGCCGACGCACCGGAACCTCATGTTTCCGGGGCTCGGTGTAGGGGGGTATTGCCTCACGAAAGATCCGCTTCTGGCGTCCTGGGCCCGCTCTGCTCACGGAAAAGGGGATGGGGAAGCCCACCTTCCACAAAGTGAAACGGCGGTCGAAATCAACGATCGAATGCCCCGTCACACCTTCGAGCGACTCCAGACGGCCCTGGACGATACGGTTGAAGGAAAGACGATCGTGCTGCTCGGCGTGTCGTATCGGAAGGACGTGGGGGACACGCGGTATACGCCCGCTGCGTACCTGTACGACCTCCTGGAAGAGCATGGGGCCGCGGTGAAGCTCCACGATCCATACGTCGAGCACTGGGACGAGCGAGACCGTGAGGTACGTCAGGACCTGGAGGCCGTCCTCACGGAGAAGGTCGACGCCGTCGTATTTTCGACGCCGCATACCGAATACGAAGATAACGCTGAACTGCAACGACGGCTGCATGCACTCCCCGACAGCATCGTGGTCCACGATGCCTGGGGCGTGCTGAGCGACGGGGAGATTGGGGCGCTTCAGAGCACGCACCGCGTGCAAGTGTCGGGGCGCGGGGATCTTCATTCCGAACAAACGCACTCCACGGAGACTGATTCCTTTCCTGTGCCCTCTTTCGATTCTTCGACCACTGCCACCTCTTCTTCATGA
- a CDS encoding SLBB domain-containing protein translates to MRWISSTLCVFLVALTVFPGAVQAQQRSDLPEEAQQALEEREMTVQEARQRLRQLGIDPNNPEQAAQRARELGVSEARIQALLQAVQDRQGDGGGMQSTGGSVAPPAPTLSGTPGIEPDSISVDQLPVDVAATVPLRSESQIRQVRIGFLTADGDSVEVQDVNRIGGSVIDGQWRGRVTVPRETGVGTWGLYVRVANQDTSTVLPTGRELKIVEQMEQRPTGAAETLPYFGYDTFETIPEAFTPQSTGPVDGSYVVGPQDELRLTVWGGAEFTYDLQVDRGGRVTVPNVGQFTVSGKSLDELRREMKQWLSQSYSGLTSDPPTVYMDLTLTRVRPTQVFVLGEVPQPGGYTVSSFATVFNALYSVGGPLRRGSLRNISVIRDGEVVETVDLYDYLLEGYSPDPVQLQSNDYIFVPPRGETVAITGPVKRPAYYEMKESETVADLIDYAGGLQPNAYTKRFQIERIVPPSEREDPSVAREVLDASLQAARADTAQVPLADGDRVKVLSLTEAQDQAVKARVDAAEVTGAVFQPGQYEIGGPVRTVKDLIEQADGLTGDAYRQQADLVRIGDTLSETSRSLDLQAVMNDQPQANVVLQPGDSLHVSSIQEMRGNRQVRITGNVRDPGSYRFRKGMTIRSLLQKAGGLTDDEYLKDVFLGRADLFRVSRDGGEERIIPFHLGDALAGEGMADRELRPEDEIRVYPATVGRLEEKFVRISGAVQDAGRYAFRDNMTLKDAILQANGFGEGASLQEVEITRMVEKKDEEGQRASSISVPLVKRDIDPKDVNFSVQDTARALEAAENFDLQHRDRIFVRESPSFQPQETVSVEGEVRYPGEYTILQDNERLSSVIQRAGGVLPTGYLKGGRLIRPEENQGGQGFQVQRDGQQVIVEMRRAVRGNPAEDLILRPGDEIVIPTQPNTVSVRGNVANEGLIKHEEGRRVGYYLDRAGGTRQNTQDVFLTQASGATFEVNTGWFRRAPVVDDGAVIRVEAEPEQDQEIDYSEIASNVAQVVSSTLSLIVLATQAFN, encoded by the coding sequence ATGCGTTGGATCTCCTCAACACTGTGCGTCTTCCTTGTTGCCCTGACTGTTTTTCCCGGGGCGGTTCAAGCTCAGCAGCGAAGTGATCTACCGGAGGAGGCTCAGCAAGCGCTGGAGGAGCGGGAGATGACAGTTCAAGAGGCGCGCCAGCGCCTACGGCAGTTGGGCATCGATCCCAACAACCCTGAGCAGGCTGCTCAGCGAGCCCGTGAGTTGGGCGTATCAGAAGCACGGATACAGGCGCTCCTTCAAGCCGTACAGGACCGACAGGGAGACGGCGGGGGCATGCAGAGCACAGGTGGCTCAGTTGCGCCACCTGCGCCGACGCTCTCTGGAACGCCAGGAATTGAGCCCGACAGTATCTCCGTTGACCAGTTGCCGGTGGACGTCGCAGCGACCGTCCCACTTCGCAGTGAAAGTCAAATTCGGCAGGTGCGCATAGGCTTCCTCACCGCGGATGGAGACTCAGTGGAGGTGCAAGACGTAAACCGCATCGGTGGGTCCGTCATCGACGGGCAGTGGCGTGGTAGGGTGACAGTACCGAGAGAAACGGGCGTTGGCACTTGGGGGCTCTACGTTCGGGTGGCGAACCAGGATACAAGCACAGTACTTCCCACTGGTCGCGAGCTGAAAATCGTAGAGCAAATGGAGCAGCGTCCCACGGGTGCAGCGGAGACGCTGCCGTACTTCGGGTACGACACTTTTGAAACTATTCCTGAGGCCTTCACTCCTCAGTCTACAGGCCCGGTTGATGGAAGCTACGTGGTAGGGCCGCAAGACGAACTCCGGCTCACAGTGTGGGGAGGTGCAGAGTTCACATATGATCTCCAAGTTGACCGCGGAGGTCGGGTGACAGTGCCCAATGTAGGACAGTTCACCGTGTCCGGCAAGTCGCTCGACGAGCTGCGCAGAGAGATGAAACAGTGGCTCTCCCAGAGCTACTCAGGCCTTACGAGCGACCCACCAACGGTTTACATGGACCTCACGCTCACCCGCGTGCGACCCACACAGGTCTTTGTGCTTGGCGAGGTACCACAACCTGGAGGATACACCGTCAGCAGCTTTGCAACTGTCTTCAATGCCCTCTACAGCGTCGGCGGGCCGCTGCGCCGTGGGAGCCTGCGCAACATCAGCGTCATCCGCGACGGAGAGGTGGTCGAGACCGTCGACCTGTACGACTATCTTTTGGAGGGCTACAGCCCCGATCCAGTACAGCTGCAGAGCAACGATTACATCTTTGTGCCGCCTCGCGGGGAAACCGTCGCCATCACGGGGCCGGTCAAGCGCCCGGCATACTACGAGATGAAAGAGAGCGAGACGGTCGCGGACTTGATCGACTACGCGGGCGGCCTCCAGCCGAACGCCTACACCAAGCGCTTCCAGATCGAGCGCATTGTGCCACCCTCTGAACGGGAGGACCCGTCCGTTGCCCGTGAGGTGCTCGACGCCAGCCTGCAGGCAGCCCGCGCCGACACCGCGCAGGTGCCGCTTGCCGACGGTGACCGCGTTAAGGTCCTGTCCCTTACGGAAGCTCAGGACCAGGCCGTAAAGGCGCGGGTCGACGCCGCAGAGGTCACGGGAGCGGTCTTCCAGCCCGGGCAGTACGAGATCGGGGGACCGGTGCGCACGGTTAAGGACCTGATCGAGCAAGCCGACGGCCTCACAGGCGATGCGTACCGCCAGCAAGCTGATCTTGTGCGGATTGGCGACACCCTGAGCGAGACGAGCCGATCCCTTGACCTCCAGGCCGTCATGAACGATCAGCCTCAGGCTAACGTCGTTCTCCAGCCGGGTGACAGCCTGCACGTCTCCTCTATTCAAGAGATGAGAGGGAACCGGCAGGTCCGCATCACAGGCAATGTGCGCGACCCTGGAAGCTATCGCTTCCGAAAGGGCATGACGATTCGGAGCCTGTTGCAGAAGGCTGGCGGGCTGACCGACGACGAGTACCTCAAGGACGTCTTTCTGGGCCGGGCCGACCTATTCCGGGTCTCGCGCGATGGGGGGGAGGAGCGGATTATTCCGTTTCACCTGGGCGACGCTCTGGCGGGAGAGGGCATGGCTGACCGCGAGCTGCGCCCAGAAGATGAGATTCGCGTCTACCCCGCGACTGTCGGGCGTCTAGAGGAGAAGTTTGTTCGGATCAGCGGGGCCGTTCAAGACGCTGGCCGCTACGCGTTCCGCGACAACATGACGCTCAAGGATGCTATTCTCCAGGCGAACGGGTTTGGCGAAGGAGCATCTCTACAGGAAGTAGAGATCACTCGGATGGTAGAAAAGAAGGATGAGGAAGGGCAGCGTGCCAGCAGTATCTCAGTTCCCCTTGTAAAGCGGGACATAGACCCTAAAGATGTGAACTTCTCAGTTCAAGATACAGCGCGTGCTCTAGAGGCAGCCGAAAACTTCGACCTGCAGCACCGAGACCGCATTTTCGTGCGAGAGAGCCCCTCCTTTCAGCCACAGGAAACGGTTTCAGTCGAAGGGGAGGTGCGGTATCCTGGCGAATACACGATTCTTCAAGACAACGAGCGCCTTTCCAGCGTCATCCAGCGGGCTGGGGGCGTTTTGCCCACCGGCTACTTGAAAGGCGGGCGGCTCATCCGACCAGAAGAGAATCAGGGGGGGCAGGGGTTTCAGGTTCAGCGAGACGGGCAGCAAGTCATCGTGGAGATGAGACGAGCCGTGCGGGGCAATCCGGCTGAAGATCTCATCCTCCGCCCGGGCGATGAGATTGTGATTCCGACTCAGCCGAATACGGTATCTGTGCGAGGGAACGTGGCGAATGAGGGTTTGATCAAGCATGAAGAGGGCCGGCGCGTAGGCTATTACCTCGACCGTGCTGGAGGAACGCGCCAGAATACCCAAGATGTGTTCCTCACCCAGGCGTCCGGCGCCACCTTTGAGGTGAACACGGGTTGGTTCCGGCGCGCCCCTGTCGTGGACGATGGGGCTGTCATCCGGGTTGAGGCCGAGCCTGAACAAGACCAAGAGATTGACTACTCTGAGATTGCCTCCAACGTGGCACAGGTCGTCTCAAGCACTCTGAGTTTGATCGTGCTCGCGACCCAGGCCTTCAACTAG
- a CDS encoding ABC transporter ATP-binding protein has translation MNGNVNILKAIFDILTRRERRNLYMLFGAVLLMAGLEVVSIGSIMPFLKVAADPASVHENVYLSWFYETFGFTDTNTFLIALGLGAFAVLVLSNAFIVLTTWALQRYAWGRNHSLSSRLLRSYLYRPYEYFLTRNSAELGKNILEEVKEVVSQMLIPGLRGIAKGIVALFIIGFLVFIDPFVALSVATILGLAYMGVYFAVRKRLDIYGEKRVKENTKRYQFVSEAFGGIKEVKLRSKEDAFLDQYNNPSKWYSRYQARYRVMKRAPRYVLEAIAFGGIILIAIYLIAVQENIRQVIPMLGLYAFAGYRLMPALQSAFKGIASARYNLAALEKLRMGLKETTASPPQVYSDVEKRQGQEPLTLDDHLALEGVHFTYPGAKEPAIQGLTLEIPAHSTVGFVGKTGSGKTTTVDLVLGLLRPQQGIISVDGTPIQNDTIRRWQQAIGYVPQDIYLSDDTVARNIAFGVSEDEIDLDAVRDAARKAHIYDFVEGELPDRWNTVVGERGVKLSGGQQQRIGIARALYHNPSVLVFDEATSALDQETEASVMEAIYELEENHTMLIIAHRLSTVKRADNIVMLEQGRKVGEGTYDELAEGHSKFRSMALS, from the coding sequence ATGAATGGTAACGTGAACATTTTGAAAGCCATTTTCGATATCCTTACCCGCCGCGAGCGGCGTAATCTGTACATGCTCTTCGGCGCCGTGCTCTTAATGGCTGGATTGGAAGTGGTGAGCATCGGCTCCATCATGCCCTTTCTAAAGGTGGCAGCCGACCCGGCGAGCGTGCACGAGAACGTCTACTTGAGCTGGTTCTACGAGACCTTCGGCTTTACCGATACCAATACCTTCCTCATTGCACTTGGATTGGGAGCATTCGCGGTACTCGTTTTGAGTAACGCGTTTATTGTATTGACTACGTGGGCCCTGCAACGCTACGCATGGGGGCGCAACCACAGCCTCTCGAGTCGCCTTCTGCGCAGCTACCTATACCGGCCGTACGAATACTTTCTCACGCGCAACAGTGCTGAACTAGGGAAGAACATTCTGGAGGAAGTGAAGGAAGTGGTCAGCCAGATGTTAATACCAGGGCTCCGTGGAATTGCAAAAGGAATTGTGGCGCTCTTTATAATCGGTTTCCTGGTATTCATCGATCCGTTCGTGGCGTTGTCGGTCGCAACCATACTAGGATTAGCATATATGGGAGTCTACTTTGCAGTACGAAAGCGGCTAGATATTTACGGAGAGAAGCGAGTAAAAGAGAACACAAAGCGTTACCAGTTTGTGAGTGAAGCTTTTGGCGGGATTAAGGAGGTTAAACTCCGCAGTAAGGAAGATGCGTTTCTGGATCAATACAACAATCCCTCCAAGTGGTATTCCCGCTACCAGGCACGTTACCGAGTAATGAAAAGAGCGCCGAGATATGTCTTGGAGGCTATAGCATTCGGCGGCATAATTCTCATAGCCATATATCTGATCGCCGTGCAGGAGAACATTCGGCAGGTGATTCCTATGCTTGGCCTTTACGCCTTTGCGGGGTATCGGCTCATGCCTGCACTTCAAAGTGCGTTTAAGGGTATCGCCAGTGCGCGTTACAACCTCGCGGCGCTGGAAAAGCTGCGCATGGGGCTAAAAGAAACGACAGCATCCCCGCCGCAGGTATATTCAGACGTCGAGAAGAGGCAGGGGCAGGAGCCCCTCACGCTCGACGACCACCTCGCACTCGAAGGAGTACACTTTACGTATCCCGGTGCAAAAGAGCCAGCTATTCAGGGTCTGACTCTAGAGATTCCTGCGCACTCGACGGTTGGCTTCGTAGGTAAGACAGGGTCGGGTAAGACAACCACGGTCGATCTTGTGCTGGGGCTTTTACGCCCGCAGCAGGGCATTATCTCTGTCGACGGTACACCAATCCAAAACGATACCATCCGTCGTTGGCAGCAGGCCATTGGGTATGTTCCACAGGACATCTACCTTTCGGACGATACTGTGGCGCGGAACATCGCCTTCGGTGTGTCCGAGGATGAAATCGACTTAGACGCCGTGCGAGATGCTGCGCGCAAGGCACACATCTACGACTTTGTCGAAGGCGAACTTCCGGACCGATGGAACACGGTCGTAGGCGAGAGGGGTGTAAAGCTCTCCGGTGGGCAGCAGCAACGTATAGGTATTGCCCGTGCGCTCTATCACAATCCGTCTGTTCTCGTTTTTGACGAGGCGACGAGCGCGCTTGATCAGGAAACGGAAGCGAGCGTTATGGAAGCCATCTATGAGCTGGAGGAAAATCACACGATGCTTATAATTGCGCACCGGTTGAGTACGGTAAAACGCGCGGATAACATTGTGATGCTGGAGCAGGGCCGGAAAGTCGGTGAAGGAACGTATGATGAGCTAGCAGAGGGTCACTCGAAGTTTCGTTCTATGGCGCTATCTTAG
- a CDS encoding site-specific integrase, with translation MPAISIIARTRRKDDHGRVPIRLRISHRGEKRFIALPVKVLAKKWNGDKRRVTGTHPDAGEINTFLSDLERAAFSVISRLERAGTLITAQRIKDEIQEEREEVKSAPEDFLAFAREKVKGYKRRGQIGTFRSYRTTCRKFTAFIEETYGRDEVPFGALEAELFREFRTYCYEERGNSTNTVGRELGIMRTLVRHAMKEGKLSAYPFEHITIDSEPSQKELLTPEEVERIADLEIDEESPAAEARRWFLFAYYAGGMRFSDVATLQWQHIREGRSGRPRVCYKMKKTADTVGVPLIPEAKEILCRYEEGDGEDWVFPISEGIDPGNEEALHRRKCQRNSAANRHLKELAGQAGIEKRVTFHLSRNAAAWKLYQNVGDIYKVSKFLGHSNVEQTQDYIDGFVDESRDEDFIAAMT, from the coding sequence ATGCCAGCGATCTCAATCATCGCCCGCACCCGCCGCAAAGACGACCACGGACGCGTTCCGATCCGGCTCCGCATTTCCCACCGCGGGGAAAAACGCTTCATCGCGCTTCCCGTCAAGGTCCTCGCTAAAAAGTGGAACGGAGACAAACGGCGGGTGACCGGGACCCACCCGGACGCAGGAGAGATCAATACCTTCCTGTCGGACCTGGAACGGGCGGCCTTCTCGGTAATCTCGCGGCTCGAGCGGGCCGGGACGCTCATTACGGCCCAGCGTATCAAAGACGAAATCCAGGAGGAGCGTGAAGAGGTGAAAAGCGCGCCGGAGGATTTCCTCGCGTTTGCCCGCGAGAAAGTCAAAGGCTACAAGCGGCGCGGGCAGATCGGCACCTTCCGGTCCTACCGGACCACCTGCCGCAAGTTCACGGCGTTCATCGAGGAGACCTACGGGCGGGACGAGGTGCCCTTTGGTGCACTCGAAGCAGAGCTCTTTCGGGAGTTTCGGACGTACTGCTACGAGGAAAGGGGCAATAGCACCAACACCGTGGGCCGCGAGTTGGGCATCATGCGCACGCTCGTGCGCCACGCGATGAAAGAAGGGAAGCTGTCGGCGTACCCGTTCGAGCACATCACGATCGACAGCGAGCCGAGCCAGAAAGAGCTTCTCACCCCGGAGGAGGTGGAGCGGATCGCGGATCTGGAGATCGACGAAGAGAGCCCAGCTGCCGAGGCGCGGCGCTGGTTTTTGTTTGCGTACTACGCCGGGGGGATGCGCTTTTCCGACGTGGCCACCCTCCAGTGGCAGCACATCCGGGAGGGCCGCTCCGGAAGGCCCCGCGTCTGCTACAAGATGAAGAAGACCGCCGACACGGTCGGCGTGCCCCTGATCCCCGAGGCGAAGGAGATCTTATGTCGCTACGAGGAGGGGGACGGCGAAGATTGGGTCTTTCCCATCTCCGAGGGCATCGATCCGGGAAACGAAGAGGCGCTGCACCGCCGCAAGTGTCAGCGCAATTCAGCCGCGAACCGGCACCTGAAAGAGCTCGCCGGGCAGGCTGGGATCGAGAAGCGGGTGACGTTTCACCTCTCCCGCAACGCGGCAGCGTGGAAGCTGTACCAAAACGTCGGCGACATTTACAAGGTGAGCAAGTTTCTCGGCCACAGCAACGTGGAGCAGACGCAGGACTACATTGACGGCTTCGTGGACGAGAGCCGGGACGAAGACTTCATTGCGGCGATGACGTAA